The genome window AGCCCGAAAGTTCTGAAAGATCCGGCTGACGGCGAAACTGTTCGACGAGTGCGGTTTCAAACCGATCGGCGCGATCTCGGAGATTCGAGGGGTTGGGGGCTGCTTCTTTGTAGAAAAAGCCGTGGTAGTCGGGGAGATAGCGAAATCGTTCAAAAATTTCTCGCGCGGCAAAGGCAGGAATAGCTTCTGGCAAAAAGGTAGACTTGGTGTCTAGACTATTTTGCAGCAGGGGACTGACGCGCTGAATCGTGTAGTTGCGGGCAGAGTCGATCGTCTCCATCAAAATGCTTGCCCGCGTGGTAATCTCTTCTTCTGCCGCGTGTCGTAGGGTATTCCACAGGGTGAGCCCACTCAGCAAGATACCTGCCAGAAAAACCAGGGCAAGCAAGAAGGTAAATTGCGATCCGAGTTTTAGTCTGCCCAGCATTATCTCTATCTCCGGTTTCGATCGGGTGATATTTTTTTGTTCGATATGTTTTTTGTTAAACAGGTGAATTGAAGGTTAACTTTGATTTAGAGGGAACAGGAATTCGGAAAAATTGTTCTCCCGTCCCTTGTGCGATAGATAGTTATGAATGCCCCTCAACCCCCAAGTGCAGATATTCTCATCGTAGACGATACCATAGAGAATCTTCATCTGCTGTCCGAGATGCTGGCGCAGCAAGGTTATGAAGTTCGCATCGTCAAGAGTGGGGCAATGGCATTAAGAGGCGTGCAAGCGCAACCCCCCGATTTGATTTTGCTGGATATCATGATGCCCCAGATGGATGGATATGAAGTGTGTCAGCACTTGAAAGCTAATCCCCAAACCGATAATATTCCGGTGATTTTTATCAGTGCGCTCAATGAAGTATTCGATAAGGTGAAAGCGTTTGCGGTGGGTGGAGCGGACTATATTACCAAACCCTTTCAAATCGAAGAAGTTTGTGCTAGAGTAGCGCATCAATTGACGATTCGCCGCTTGCAAATGCAGGTGGAAGATCTGGCGATCGAGCAGGAACGCAATCGGATTGCCCGCGATATTCACGATTCTTTAGGTCATTCGCTGGTAGCGCTCAACCTGCACATGGAAACGGCACTGGCGATGTGGAACGAACATCCAGATCGAGCATATCCGTTTCTCGTGAAAGCCAAACAACTGGGTTCCGAGGCATTGCAAGCCGTGCGGCAATCGGTGTCGGCCATGCGGGACGATCCGTTGCAGGGGAAGGGATTGGCAGAGGCGATCGCGCATTTAATTCAAGCATTTCACCAAACGACAAGCGTACAACCCAACTGTCAGATTCACCTCGATCGATCTGTTTCCCATGCTGTCAATATTGCCCTCTATCGAATCGTGCAAGAGGGGTTGACTAATATCTGCAAGTATGCAGCAGCAACAGCGGTACAGCTTCAGATTGAATCGAATGCTGCCGGAATTTTCCTCAAGCTTCAGGATAATGGTAAAGGCTTTCAAATGGGTGAGAGTCGATCGGGTTTTGGTCTTCAGGGAATGCAGGAGCGAGTGGCGGCTTTAGGCGGATCTTTGGAGATTGCCAGCGAACTCGATCGGGGATGTTGTATTAATGCTTATTTTCCAGTGATGGGTAATTGGTAATTGGGCATTGGGAATTGGTAATTGGTAATGATTAACATAACGAGCGTCAATGTTGTAAACCGCGCATGGGCTATAAAATACGCGCGAGCAAGATACCTGCACTCCTAGTAATATCACATCCGGTAGCATCGGCATGATGACTTTCTCTCCCATTTCTCTGCCTCCTCTGCGGCCTCTGTGGTTTAATCATTACAAGGCAACCAAAAGTAATATAAATTATAACTTTCCACTTTCAATTTTAAACTTGCAACTTCAAATTTTAACTCTAAACTCTTATGATTCGTATATTACTTGTTGAAGACCAGGACTTAATTCGGAGTAGCTTA of Oscillatoria nigro-viridis PCC 7112 contains these proteins:
- a CDS encoding ATP-binding response regulator, coding for MNAPQPPSADILIVDDTIENLHLLSEMLAQQGYEVRIVKSGAMALRGVQAQPPDLILLDIMMPQMDGYEVCQHLKANPQTDNIPVIFISALNEVFDKVKAFAVGGADYITKPFQIEEVCARVAHQLTIRRLQMQVEDLAIEQERNRIARDIHDSLGHSLVALNLHMETALAMWNEHPDRAYPFLVKAKQLGSEALQAVRQSVSAMRDDPLQGKGLAEAIAHLIQAFHQTTSVQPNCQIHLDRSVSHAVNIALYRIVQEGLTNICKYAAATAVQLQIESNAAGIFLKLQDNGKGFQMGESRSGFGLQGMQERVAALGGSLEIASELDRGCCINAYFPVMGNW